From the Geotrypetes seraphini chromosome 8, aGeoSer1.1, whole genome shotgun sequence genome, the window TGTTGTATCTGTTGGGTTTTGATGTACTTTTCTTTTGGGGGAAAATGTGTTATCTCTTTGCACTGCTCTAAGCTTTATTTCctgaatacattttttattttttttttaaatgcacactttgaatttttttattttcaatttgcagTATCCTCAGATGTACTCTGATAAGGATAACATCTTCAATTGCATCCAGAGAGCTCACCAAAATACTCTTGAAGTTTATCCAACGTGGTTAGTCTTTCAGCTGATATCGGGGTTCGCCTTCCCAGTAAGTCCAGGCTGCATCTCTGTATTTCTTGCTGATACACTGCACTGCTTACAAACGGTTAACTGACTGTTTTTATTAGGATAGTCTGGCCTGTTCTACTTAGGACACTAGCTCTTTTTACAACAGGTTTCCTCGTCCTAGTTACACCATGCCATCGTAAGGACCCTGTGGACCAGATGCGCAAAAGCCCGTGCAAGGTGAAACTCTTCAATGATTCTTCCACCTGTGGGCAATTCTGCGCACACACTTTTGGAATGCTGTTAAAACCGTGTAGACTGTTTGACTGCATAACACAATAGCTACCTTTTAAGCAACAATTCATTAAAGATGCACTATATAGAAAGATCTTAGTATTCAGAGATGCAGAATTTCCCCCACCAAAAATGCAGTTCTTCTCCACGCTCCCCAcgtcatctctctcccctttggCTTGATTTCTCGTAAAACACAGAGATATACTCCTTCACCACCTCGCCAGATGAAACACCCGCCCCCCCTTCTCCAATTCTCTCTCATTCTTCACCCCTAGAAAGACCCCCCCAACTCAACTTTACTTGGGCCTGGTTGCTTGCTCTCAggattcttaagaacataagaattgccactgctgagtcagaccagtggtccatcatgcccagcagtccgctcacgcggcggccctctggtctaagaccagcatcctaactgagactagccctaccagcgcacgttcttgttcaacagaaacttgtctaactttgtcttgaatccatggagggtgttttcccctataacagcccctggaagagtgttccagttttccaccactctctgggtgaagaagaacttccttacgtttgtacggaatctatcccctttcactcgTTTTTCCTttggctgcatgggctggggctCTTCCTGCTTACTACTTGCTTTCTAGACCTCACAACTGACGCCGCCTCACTTGCTGCATGTTACTTTACAAATGATTgggtagtcaattcagagcagtttacatgagcttctataatggtgttacaatatatgagcttcAGCAGTGTTCTATTgttggtttatcccaggacaaacaggcagcatattctctacatgtgggtgacatcatccacggagccccgtcgcggacagtgtttcaagcaaacttgattgaagatctcaagtttgctagcACTGCCCActcatgcgtgccttcctgctccactagagggcgcatccccccttgtggtcttcagttcttagttttctgcggagccagaaagccctgtctctcttctctgcgctctctaagtgcctttctagcaccacggcttctttattttcttcGGGAGTCGCTGTGCAGTTTGTTGTTTATCTTTTTTCCACATTCGTGACAATTTTTTGTTTTGCGTCGGCgaccgggggctcccggttcgCTGTGGCCGCGGCCATCATTTtgacttatgtcccggcctctcaccgggtttaaaaagtgttccCATTGCGGTCGGGTTATTTCTATCACAGACCCTTACCGCTGGTGTATTCTCTGCCTCGGAGCGGACCATCCTGGTATGGTGCCTTTTCATATCCTATATGAGTGTACAGTATTTGCACACTATGTCCATTTTGGATTACTATATTTACCCTATATCTACATTTATCCTACATATTTATACTATAATATATTCAATTTTATGTAATACATTATAATTATATTATTTGTGTTTTATTTATCATATTGTGTGAATTATGTTGTATTCTAAGCGGGGATTAGACCGTTATTTCCCCCTCGTTGCTACTGCCCCCTGAATGTTTATTAGTTAAACTTTGGGAGACTGACACTGCAACTTCCCCCCCTGTGGCCCATGAGGTTGTAGATATGCTGCCCCTCTGCCAAATTCTGCATCGGGCATCGTTCAAAATTTTCCCCAGGAGGAAAATAATTGCTCTGCCTCTGTGCTAGTGAGCAACTAATCTGATTTCGTTACTGAAAACGATCACTTTGACCTCCTGGCATCTCTACCCACTCACCTTACAGACCTATATCAACTTCTGCAAGTAATTGATGCCATTATCCTTGGTGTCATCTTGGACCGAAGCTTGAcatttgaagatcacactaacgctcaggttaaaaaatgtttttatggaaacttcgcaccattaaacatttcttctcttttcgattgctggttcaatctttgatcttaagtaccttagactactgcaatatcatatacttgggatcttttaagaaaaccatcaaatgacgGAGAATCGTTCAGAAGCTCGTACTACatgaaactacactggctgcctgtggaagcaagggtcatcttcgtttgcctgcctttgcttcaaaaccataacaggttcatccccaatctatctatctcatcatttcgaattcccAAGCACAACTTGTACATGTAGCACTtacttgttcacttttccatccttgaagggttctagctacaagagattccttgatagaacattatcattccaagcaggcaaatggaataaatgtttaaccaattttatttcaaatgcactttcctatcaaacttttaggaagtcaatcaaaacttatctctttgataaatttctctgactccactgctgccttgatgtatttctaaaaacacttccagataaatttgattaatctaaacatgctaatgtaattttgaaagttttttgtaatatcgctgtctgtatacaatctcttcctctgtaaaccgctctgaacagtttgtggtattgcggttgTAATGCCAAGTTCGTTAGGTAGTCAGCACTTCACGGCATACAAAGAGACATACACAAGGTAATCCTTATTATACTAATTTAATCGTTACATAAATTGCATAGCAGTAATATACAAAACACAAATGATAACAACTTCATCATGATTGTAGCAACACTGTCCATCACAGCCAGGAAATCCCCCTTTTCAGGCAGCCCATGGACCGGGTCAATCGCAGGACTCTCCCTTTTCTGCGCGCAGATGGATTCCAAGGAAAGTCCTGTGTTTGCTCCTTTTATGCTATTTTCACATTATTGGCTATGTGACAAATTATCATGTCTCGCTCTGTGTGGTTCTGTAATAAACAGCAGGCTTGGACATTCATTAAGCCAAGATAAGATTCCAGCCTCCACTAGCCTCCACCCCCTCTAATGAAGTATCCTGAGATTCACTGTATGTCACGTATACCAAATTCCACAAGTCAGTTTCTGGAGAAATGGCTGCacagcggtatataaaaattaagttGTTATTATATGCGTCCACATGGAAAGATACagagaaataaaattttaatttgGTACtaaacttttttgttgttgttatctAGGTAGCTGCCTCTGTACTTGGAGCCATTTGGGTAACAAGTCGATTCACCTATGCATGGGGGTATTACACTGGAGGTACGGTGTTTTTTATTCATGATAAATGTATCCAGTACAAATTGTTTGTAAAGTAATCTAACTTACTAGTACTGCACGGTTGTCCTTTTCGTAGATCCTTTGCCCATTTTTAGAAATATCTTTTTTCCCTTCCTGGCATTGCATGCTCGCATGATCTGTGGTGGGGGCATTCTATAAATTATACTCAAATTTCGGCACTGGAAAAAAATCAGCGTTGTGCGCAGTTCTATAAAGCGTACACGCCttatatagaatcacacttagcaccaaTTCTTGCGCCTAACTCTAGGTATGCCTgatgaaacctggtataaatgcagGCCCCTAAGTTAGGCATGCTGAAGCAGTAAGCTATTAGACTTGGGCACCGTGCCTTATAAAAtagtactattactactactactattaattatttctatagcgctaccagacgtaagcagcactgtacagagtcacaaattagacagtccctgctccaaagagtttacaatctaaacagacaagcaggatgtcagggatacagttaaggggaacagttaatcagctggttgggttggagggcagagaggagtacaggacaatcaagccattgtgacatcactgatgaggttggctcttattggtagaatgaggcattatgacatcacaatctcagctctgcttcctaaagacaaacaggatgtcatggatacagtcaaggggaacggttcatctgctggctgggttggagggcagaggggagtacaggacaatcaagccattgtgaaatCACTAAGgaggttagctcttattggtggaatgaggcattatgacatcacaatctcagctctgcttcccaaagactgaaactcttcacactactactatgaattacttctagagtgctaccagatggACTCAgtgttgtacagagtcacaaagaagacagtccctgctcgaaagagcttacaatctaaacagccaagacagacaaacaggatgtcacggatacagttaaggggaacggttaatctgctggctgggttggtgggcagagaagtagggttaaggattgaaatctatatcaaaaaggtgggtttttagtcggcttttaaacaaggtaaaggaaggagcttgacggacaaactcaggttatttattccaggcatagggggcagctagatgaaaggaacgaagtctggaattggccgTGGAGatgggtaaagctaagagtgacttatctgaggaacggagttctctgggaggtgtataaggagagagaagcgagaagAGATATTGatgggcagcagaatgaacacacttgtaggtcagcagtaAGATCTTGAACTGCATGCAATGGCAGATAGGGTGCCAgtgagaggggtgacatgagtgtagcgaagttggtagaagatgagtagTACAGTTTGATGTGTGAAAATTATGCCAGttaattttaataattgattATTGATATTTAATTGGCTTGTTAGTCAATTAATTTACCTGTGCATCTTGGGAATACTCCCATATTTTCATTCGCACATCTGGAcaccatgtatagaatctggGCGATAGTGACTAGTCtgagtattgtgatgtcatcaagcAAAGCAGCTTTACTATTGGCTGGTGtctcatacccccctccccccttttcactAAGCCTAAAagtgatgcccataggaattgattgggcgttggagcatttgcTGCGTGGCATTTGGCTGTGTAAAAGAGGGCAATAACGCGCTCATTGTGTTTTGATGCATTTCCTTTCACACGTGATGGTATTCTACTGCTTTATAATGCCCCCATCTTATGGTTTTGTTTACAGATCCAGCGAAGAGGATGCGTGGTGTATATGGGTATATTGGTTTCTATGGAGTCATCATCCTGTCCATAACCGCAGCTTTGCAACTTCTGGGAGTCCTATAAGGGTGTTCATTCCTTCCGCCATACACAATTACTTATATTTGTTTAACCTAAGGAAAGCATACATTACAGATTTTCCAGTAACTATAAAAATGTTCCAAAACTTTCCACTTTATACCTTCATCCATCAATCATAATTATTGAGCAATTTGTTCAGCTTGTTTTGGTGACTTTTTCACATTTTAATTTTAGTACATTTGAGAGGCTCCATCTAAATGCTGGGATTTTTTGATATGTTAATTCTACAagctatcttttttgtttgtttattcaccATTTGTTTATTCACCATTTAATggtattcggaaaagttgaaaggggacaggttcaaaacgaatgctaggaagttcttctttacccaacgtgtggtggacacctggaatgcgcttccagaggacgtaatagggcagagtacggtactggggttcaagaaaggattggacaatttcctgctggaaaaggggatagaggggtatagatagaggattactgcacaggtcctggacctgttggtccgccgcatgagcaggctgctgggcacaatggaccttaggtctgacccagcggaggcattgcttatgttttatTTGCCACCTAAGTATCTTGAACATTTTTCCCATTAAGGTTTCATTGTTTGTTTAAATATGTTCCACATATAGTGGACCAGGTGTACTAAaggttttcttccattttgtgtTTGTGGAAGAAATGCTGAATGCGTATGGCTCACTGGACATCTTTCAAATGTTCATGGTGCATAACTCCCCCtacatcaatttaaaaaaaaaagcatactcTTAGGTCCTGCTTGAaattacttaccccctcttttacaaaggtgtgctaagcattttagcgtggatttagcatgtgctgaatcaacgcatgcgctaaccgctaacgcgtccataggataacattcacgcgttagcatttagcgtgcgatatttagcgtacctttgtaaaagagagggttagtctGTGCGAAATTCTTCTAGCATCCCTGGAAATAGTCTTGTTTTGATAGAACACTATAAATATCCTATTGGAGCCAAGATGTTGACAGGAGGTCTGGGTTCTTCTGGATGGAGTTTGTTCAGAGAATAGCTTCTAAAGTGGGtagcagtggtcttcattgcaaggcccacgAGCCAATGGCAGCCCTCCAAGACCTCTTGTGACAGCATGCAGAGTCTGTGCAGAATATCATCCACCCCCCACCCAGTCAGGATCCAGCAccttgggcctgattctctaaaagtgcgtcccgattttaggcagctgtaggcgtcctacagctgtctaatcagccaatcgggatgcacgtttaaaaaaaaaaaaaaatgctccccaggcaggccgcctatattgaaggcgaggcccgcaagacacctaggccctgattctgtatagaacgcccgggagaggcgtcctattcagaaacGGCCTAAactagacacggcccgctacacttatcgtggcaagggatctctctgccgctataagtatagcgggccgtggccccctgaccgatcactggcaggagggtgcccaaacctcctgcccgaagatgcacccccctccccgacactaccgaccgccccccccacccccaacattaccgatcactggcaggagggtgcccaatccctcc encodes:
- the LOC117364495 gene encoding microsomal glutathione S-transferase 3-like, which encodes MASAIVDIVPQNFAYVIFTFCYAQVMLLYLIINVRAARKKYNIKYPQMYSDKDNIFNCIQRAHQNTLEVYPTWLVFQLISGFAFPVAASVLGAIWVTSRFTYAWGYYTGDPAKRMRGVYGYIGFYGVIILSITAALQLLGVL